The DNA window GAGGAAGACGCAACGAGCGGTGGCCGCTGCGGCGAGGGCCGCGCGGAGGAAGCAGAAGGCCGCCGAGAGCGTCGCCCGGAGAGAGCAGAAGGCCGCCATGAGAGAGcagaaagccgccgccgccgccgccaaccagAAGAAGCggaaagccgccgccgccgtgcgcgcggcggcgcggcgtaaGCTCGACTTCGACGGTGAGCAGCAGCAGATCATGCCGCCGGAACGCATCTACCGGCAGacctcctccagcagcagagccgATCTGATGGACAACATGaggctcctcctcgtcgcgtTGGACCTGCAGGCCGGCGAAATCGACGCGGAACCACCGGTGTCGCCGCCGGAACAGCCCTGCACGCCACCGGCGAGATCAGATTGGCAAATCttgcggctgccgccgccggccaccgtgaccaccgccatcgtcgcccTCAAGAACAAGCCGAAGAAAGCGACAACGGTGAACAAGCTCGCGCTGGTGCCGTACAAACCCAAgcgcgcggccgcctccgccgccgacgaggtgctCCCGGGGGCGCTGGTGCtctacggcgacggcgagccgacCACGCAGCCGGCGCGGGTGTTCGTGCCACGGTGGACCTCCGTGCGGCTCGTGCTCGACAAGCTCCCGCCTCGCTtcggcctcgtcgtcggcctcgaCGCGGCCACGAGGGCCGTGTACAACGAGCTGGTGCGGAGGGAGGAGACGTCGTACGGCGACGACGAGTTCCACGACGTGCCCGGCGGCCCGGAGTGGGACGAGCGGCGCCGCGAGTTCGAGCGCAAGGTCGACCACTTCATGTACAACATGCGGAGCATAATCGGTAACCATCTCGAACCAGTAGCACATCCTTGATCTTATTAAAATCCTATATTCAAAGCCAACCTACGCATTCGTAATATTTTTTGTGGGTATCTAGATTTGAACCCTAATCGATGAATTCATGTACCTACGACTCTACCATCGGACCTCTAGTGATTTGATTACTTTTCATATAAGTTTTGTTTTGACACATTTTTGGTAAGATAATTTTGCAtcgtttttaaaatttgtttacaATAATTTGCAGGGGATAGAAACTTTTCTCCATGGGGAGGATCAGTGGTCACCTCTGTAGTTGGCACATTTCTCACGCAAAATGTCTCGGACAACTTGTCGAGGTAAAAAATCAAAGCTTACACCTATTTTTGCTCGATTCATTTTGAACACACCCTAATTGTCTCGCTGAATTTGCAGCAACGCTTTCATGACAATCGCCGCGAGGTTCCCTCTGAAGAACCGTAGGAATGCAGCACACGCTTCAGACAATGTACCTTTGTTGTTAGCTGATGGTCACGATGAACAAGAACAATGCCATTGCCAGCTTCAGAGCATAGCACCCTGCAGCAGCGGTTCATATTCAGGTGATGTTAGCCAACAAGCTGAGCAAACAGAGTGCCCTGACAAGGATCTAGAGGCGATCATGTCGGCGATACGAAGCGGCGATATATCAAATTTTGACGATGATCACATACAGAAGGTTCTGAAAATCAGGTTCAAAGATTCGACACCTCCTCCTTCCGAATGTTCTTCTTCGAAAAAAAAGACGATATCCACAGCTGAAACAATCTTCAAGGACATTAAGTCTATTAAGAAAAATGATACCTCCCATTGGCATTCTCTCTATGATGAAGCTCGCAGCAGAGGGTACATAAGAGATGATGACATTCCTGACATGGTCGATTGGGAGGCTTTGATGAATGCACCATTTGCTGATGTTGTGGACTGCATCAAGGACCGAGGACAGCATTCTCAGATGGCATTTAGAATCCTGGTATTTCTGTCACAACTGCATGATTTCCAGATGTTTCTTTCACTTCATTTTTATTTGAAGCAAATGAAAGAGTGGTCGGTCTGATTTAATAACTTTTTTTGTGCAGGCTTTTCTAATTCGCATGAAAAGAGACCATGGAAACATTGACCTTGAATGGCTTAGATTCATCCCTCGTGCAAAGGCAAAGTATGGATAGCTATCTCTCTACTTTGCTAtcctataaataaataatatatacttTGTAATGTGGGAACAaatgttatatatttatatcttgTCTGGAGCAATCGATTTATGGTAGAGTTTTACAAactgagtgaaaaaaaaaacctaatggacaaataaattattttgtttgtgaagTTATGTGACAATTATACATACTCTCTTGTTGGTCATTCAGGCAGTACTTACATAGTGTAATTGGGCTTGGACACAAAAGTGTTGACTGCATTCGCCTCTTATCTCTGAGACACAGAGCATTCCCGGCAAGCTACCTCTTCTGAAATCAGATAATTCTTCCTGTGAATATGCATTTACAACTGAAAATTTTAACAGCATCCTCTCATTTCAGGTTGACACAAATATCGCTCACATAGTTACAAGGCTAGGATGGGTGCCACTCCGTCCTTTGCCATCATCTCAGGAGTTTCATCGGGTAGACAAGTAAGTTAGTATGCCTTCTATTTTTGTGAAGGCATATATATTTACATGGTCCAAATCCTCTATCCTAACTTCATTCTGAAGGCATATTTACATGGTCCAAATCCTCTATCCTAACTTCATTCTGAAGGCATATTTACATGTTCCAAATCCTCTATCCTAACTTCATTCTCCTTTTTTAAGCTACCCTGTCATGGCCGATATCCAAATGTATCTTGATCCCTTGATGTGTAATATTTCTTCAGCAAAACAGTAAGTTCTCTACTTTAATTCAAAAGATGCTAGGGTATTTGTCAGTTGATCGAATTTGTCTAACAAACCAGCGCACAAACAGGTACGAGCTGCATTGTCAGATGATAACTTTTGGAAAGGTATGCACAAAAAAgttcattatttattttctttctcaatATTGATGGTGGCGGTTTATTTGCCATGCTAGGCAATTTGTAGGAAATCAAAACCAAACTGTGGTGCGTGCCCATTTACTTCTGAGTGCAAATATTACAAAAGTCAGTTTGGAAGGTATGTAAATATAGAGGATCTATGAATTTCTTGAGAAATTTACCACAGGAATGTTTCAACAATAGctactaattaatttcagtTCGTTGTTTTTCCAGTATTCAGAAATTCATTATTATCAAAATGTTTGTCATTCTCACATTCCAAAGCATATTCAAATATGACATTCTTTTCTTACCCTTCATCAATTCAACTGCAATAATACCAATACTACACACAGGGAATTTTAATGCTTGTTTTGGGAAAATTAACTAGGAAGCAATTAATGAGGGTAACAATGTAATTTGTCAGATCTCATGTGGTGTGAGATTTACTAGAAGCATACTTACTCCCCTATAGTTTTAAAATTCTTGACATTTTGAACAATtatacaattttatttattatatggTTCAATGTAAGACGAATCTATACTGTTGTTCTAGTGtgtttaaaataaatatttttaaagttattaatagttaaagttataaGAGTTTGATGTTAAAATTTTCTGAAACGTCAATTATAaaatcggagggagtaagtagACTGAAACAGGGGAGCAATTAACTTCATTTTGAAAAAGGTAGTAAATTTCAAAACATATCACGTTCCAAGACACGTCTAACAATAATCATCAAATTTAGAGACCATGGTTAGGAATTTAATGTAACCACGTCATATTAGTCCCTAACCATGGTGTTATAAGTGAAAAGCAAACTAAACCGGTTGCTTATTGTTATGTGTCCCAAAACATGGTGCTATCTGAAATTTATATCTGAAACAGTGTAGCACAGTGTTTGGTTCTTTCTGTATTACTTATCAGTAGTTACAATTTTGGAGTTTTTGTTCATCAATGATTTTTGTTCTTGTATTGATTGCATGTGGTGTTATGTTTTTGTTCCAGGGCCGCGCTTGCTCTCCCAGAGTACAGCCAGCAAGATGCAACAAAGGATGCAAACATGGACGACCCAGCAAAGATATATGATCTAATTTTCAAAGCACATCAATACCAAATCGAATATGGGAAAAACACAGAAAGGAATTATTGCGAGCCGGTTATCGAGATACCACCAACTCCACTACATGAAAACCGAGGAGAAAAAagtgatgaagacgatgagAATGAGTATTATTTCGATGATGATATGGAAGACATAGGTCGACACGATTATGATATGGAAAACATAGAACACGATTATGATATGGAGGTAGATCTTCGCTCTGCGAAACCCACCACAAACACAAACCAGGCAGGAGCTACACCTGGGAAAGAGATGATTCCAATCAATCCACGAGACAAATCAACTCCAATGGTTAAGAAATTTTCTCTGCGAACAGAGTACACTGCGTATGCTGAAAATTTCCTTTTGTGAAATAAATTAAACTTCATGTTGATTATTTTAGAATATTTTACAGCTGGGCTCTAATTATTCTGGTTTTTTTTCACTATTGCTGTTTTTACAGATGTATCATTCCTGATGGCCATATCATCTTGAAAAAGGTTAGGAATTGATTACATCATCTTATATTGACTAGTGAACTAATTATGTTTTATTCTCTTACCAAACTATTAAACTAAACTTCCTTCAATGTTGATGATATATTTTCTAGTTTGATCCAAGGGTCCCTGGTGACCGAAATCCATATCTCCTGGTATTTCGTAGTTTTGACGAACATACTGTGAAGGCTACAATTTTGGTGAGTATTATGTTATCTTATTTTCTTTGTAACCCAATAATAGTAGATTCTTCATAAAAACTCGTTTCAATCACACCAATTGGTTCTCGAGAAATTCCTAGGGTTTATATagctttcaattttttttaaacaaattcttttttactttcattGAT is part of the Oryza glaberrima chromosome 4, OglaRS2, whole genome shotgun sequence genome and encodes:
- the LOC127769872 gene encoding protein ROS1C-like, encoding MDFTMNGGVSSCPPAAVSSTHNDDAGAAGGATTTTRRSTWRRRRSQRGKPRFTLAKHPTRRAMLAMRRAAQRAIAAAEKAARRKTQRAVAAAARAARRKQKAAESVARREQKAAMREQKAAAAAANQKKRKAAAAVRAAARRKLDFDGEQQQIMPPERIYRQTSSSSRADLMDNMRLLLVALDLQAGEIDAEPPVSPPEQPCTPPARSDWQILRLPPPATVTTAIVALKNKPKKATTVNKLALVPYKPKRAAASAADEVLPGALVLYGDGEPTTQPARVFVPRWTSVRLVLDKLPPRFGLVVGLDAATRAVYNELVRREETSYGDDEFHDVPGGPEWDERRREFERKVDHFMYNMRSIIGDRNFSPWGGSVVTSVVGTFLTQNVSDNLSSNAFMTIAARFPLKNRRNAAHASDNVPLLLADGHDEQEQCHCQLQSIAPCSSGSYSGDVSQQAEQTECPDKDLEAIMSAIRSGDISNFDDDHIQKVLKIRFKDSTPPPSECSSSKKKTISTAETIFKDIKSIKKNDTSHWHSLYDEARSRGYIRDDDIPDMVDWEALMNAPFADVVDCIKDRGQHSQMAFRILAFLIRMKRDHGNIDLEWLRFIPRAKAKQYLHSVIGLGHKSVDCIRLLSLRHRAFPVDTNIAHIVTRLGWVPLRPLPSSQEFHRVDNYPVMADIQMYLDPLMCNISSAKQYELHCQMITFGKAICRKSKPNCGACPFTSECKYYKSQFGRAALALPEYSQQDATKDANMDDPAKIYDLIFKAHQYQIEYGKNTERNYCEPVIEIPPTPLHENRGEKSDEDDENEYYFDDDMEDIGRHDYDMENIEHDYDMEVDLRSAKPTTNTNQAGATPGKEMIPINPRDKSTPMVKKFSLRTEYTACIIPDGHIILKKFDPRVPGDRNPYLLVFRSFDEHTVKATILIPSRTANRGMFPLNGTYFQENEVFADHSSCRSPIQINRDLVWELQRQTCIVHFGTRVHSVTKGQTREGLYHFYNEGYICTREFDRRTKFPKQLCVEIHATNVNKDIGKKRATTRFYSEEDSGDELSDW